One Harpia harpyja isolate bHarHar1 chromosome 28, bHarHar1 primary haplotype, whole genome shotgun sequence DNA window includes the following coding sequences:
- the LOC128136015 gene encoding apoptosis-associated speck-like protein containing a CARD, translated as MAGCRDRILRALEELSAAELRRLKAALNRLPLAAGYGTIPRGRMEGADALDLTDLVVGYYREGYGVRVLAEALRRIQRLDLADGLVGDAGEMAVAGGGGGQRLVVRRAALPRAVPVVDGAKGGADTGSGAGNDLLPPPSPPVQPHAAAATPPTSPPTCPPSRRPSASWPATRLALIQRVRGVAALLDRLEADGVLSAEEVAAVAAGPTPQEQMRRLLATAPAWGRRGHRQFLRAMRCLHPHLMEDLGEEGEDAPEGEYAGDP; from the exons ATGGCGGGGTGCCGCGACCGAATCCTGCGGGCGTTGGAAGAGCTTTCGGCGGCGGAGCTGCGACGGTTGAAGGCGGCGTTGAACCGGTTACCGTTAGCGGCCGGTTACGGCACCATCCCCCGCGGGAGGATGGAAGGGGCCGACGCCCTCGACCTCACCGATTTGGTGGTCGGGTATTACCGGGAAGGGTACGGCGTCAGGGTGCTGGCCGAAGCTCTGCGACGCATCCAACGGTTGGATTTGGCGGATGGATTGGTTGGGGATGCCGGTGAGATGGCGGttgcgggggggggtggagggcagAGG TTGGTGGTACGAAGGGCTGCGTTGCCACGGGCGGTGCCGGTGGTTGACGGTGCGAAGGGCGGCGCCGACACCGGCAGCGGCGCAGGCAacgacctcctcccccccccatctCCACCCGTGCAGCCCCACGCCGCGGCCGCGACGCCGCCGACCTCGCCGCCGACGTGCCCCCCCTCTCGCCGGCCGAGCGCTTCGTGGCCCGCCACCCGCCTCGCCCTGATCCAACGGGTTCGGGGGGTGGCGGCCCTGTTGGACCGCTTGGAGGCCGACGGGGTGTTGAGCGCCGAGGAAGTGGCCGCGGTAGCCGCCGGCCCCACCCCGCAGGAACAAATGCGACGACTTTTGGCCACCGCCCCGGCTTGGGGACGCCGAGGGCACCGGCAGTTCCTACGGGCCATGCGTTGCCTGCACCCCCACCTGATGGAGGATCTGGGCGAAGAGGGGGAGGACGCCCCCGAGGGGGAGTACGCGGGGGACCCTTGA